A window of Exiguobacterium sp. Helios genomic DNA:
TTCGTACCGCGTTGGCGGTAGAGGATTGAACCAGCAGAAACAGTTTGACCGTCTGCACGTTTCGCCCCAAGGCGTTTCGATTGCGAGTCACGACCGTTCTTTGTCGAACCTACCCCTTTTTTCGATGCGAAGAACTGAAGATTAAGTTTCAACATGTGGAATCCACCTCCTATATTTGTTCAAGTTGGATAAACTCACCGTAACTTTCAGCGATGGTTCCAAGCTGGACCAACATCGCTTCCAGTAACAATTGGGTGCGTTCACTGACATCCGGTGCTAAGTCAGCATACGGTTCTACATAAAAGTAGCCACCTTCTTGTTGTTCTGCCATTTCAAGGAGCAGGACCTGCCCGAGCAGTGATTCGATGGCATTGTATGCCCCGAAGATCACACTTGATGTGCCGGCACAGACTAAATCCAAACCAGGCTCAGCGAACTCGGCATGTCCTGTCACTTCGATGGAACGGATTAACTCCGCTTCATCTCGTCGAATCTTGACACGTATCATGGCTTACGCTTCGATTTTCTCGATGCGGACCTTCGTGTAAGGTTGACGGTGACCTTGCTTACGACGGTAGTTCTTTTTAGCTTTCATTTTGAAGACTGTGATCTTTTTCGCGCGAGCGTGTTTGATGACCGTTGCTACGACCTTCGCACCTTCTACGAGTGGAGCGCCGACTTTAACATCGTCACCACCAAGGATCAAGACTTCGCCGAATTCTACTGTGCTGTCGACGTCTGCGTTTAATTTCTCAACGTAGATCTCTTGGCCAGCTTCGACTTTAACTTGTTTACCACCAGTTTTAATAATTGCGTACATTACGTGCACCTCCTCTTAGGAACTCAGACTCGCCATCACGGGCAGCGGATGCTTTAAAGACCCGGTCTGTGCGGTTGTAGTCATTTGGGTGCTTCCAAACGAACTAACGTTATTCAGAATACCAAATGAAGTTGACTATTGTCAATAACGTTCTGCCGGATTCTCAATGTCTTTTG
This region includes:
- the rpmA gene encoding 50S ribosomal protein L27, whose translation is MLKLNLQFFASKKGVGSTKNGRDSQSKRLGAKRADGQTVSAGSILYRQRGTKIHPGMNVGRGGDDTLFATATGVVRFERLGRDKKQVSVYPA
- a CDS encoding ribosomal-processing cysteine protease Prp; this translates as MIRVKIRRDEAELIRSIEVTGHAEFAEPGLDLVCAGTSSVIFGAYNAIESLLGQVLLLEMAEQQEGGYFYVEPYADLAPDVSERTQLLLEAMLVQLGTIAESYGEFIQLEQI
- the rplU gene encoding 50S ribosomal protein L21, giving the protein MYAIIKTGGKQVKVEAGQEIYVEKLNADVDSTVEFGEVLILGGDDVKVGAPLVEGAKVVATVIKHARAKKITVFKMKAKKNYRRKQGHRQPYTKVRIEKIEA